In Streptomyces sp. NBC_01381, a genomic segment contains:
- a CDS encoding acyltransferase encodes MSLAPLAKLRGTAAAIDAKTPAHRDRAIDGLRALALLAVPTGHWLLGGFTLDAEGALHNASPLAAFGFFAPLSWVLQMLGIFFLVGGYASALSYRRAVARGESTGRWLRGRVARLGRPVLGVTAVWAALLPVLYALGVPGTTLRTGSTLVIQPLWFVGIYAVITALTPWCIRAAERLGAWAAAPLLGSVAVVDFLRYGPVGDAMPSWLSLLNLLPGWMFAYQLGVSWGEKKLGRRGAWLLLIGGTALFAALLLAFHYPASMVGVPGEARTNSHPPSLLVLALAAAQSGAAILLRERIGRLLRRPALWAPVVVINLSAMTILCWHQTALLAAAVPGSFLGGTVPGLTAAPDTLGWIVARIAWLPVFGALLVLIGSRTRGFEAPWKRATHGRRALAGLLAAGFAVFALGLA; translated from the coding sequence ATGAGCCTTGCACCCCTGGCCAAGCTGCGCGGGACCGCGGCAGCGATCGACGCCAAGACGCCCGCCCATCGCGACCGGGCCATAGACGGGCTGCGCGCGCTGGCCCTGCTCGCCGTGCCGACCGGGCACTGGCTGCTCGGCGGCTTCACCCTCGACGCGGAAGGCGCGCTGCACAATGCCAGTCCCCTGGCCGCGTTCGGATTCTTCGCACCGCTGAGCTGGGTGCTGCAGATGCTGGGCATCTTCTTCCTGGTCGGCGGATATGCCTCCGCTCTGTCGTACCGCCGTGCGGTGGCGCGCGGCGAGTCGACGGGGCGTTGGCTCCGCGGGCGGGTGGCGCGTCTCGGGCGCCCGGTCCTCGGGGTGACGGCCGTATGGGCCGCGTTGCTCCCGGTGTTGTACGCGCTGGGGGTGCCGGGGACGACTCTGCGCACGGGGTCCACGCTGGTCATACAGCCGCTGTGGTTCGTCGGCATCTATGCGGTGATCACCGCTCTCACGCCGTGGTGCATCCGAGCGGCAGAGCGGCTCGGGGCCTGGGCCGCGGCGCCGCTGCTCGGCTCGGTCGCCGTCGTCGACTTCCTGCGCTACGGGCCGGTCGGGGACGCCATGCCGTCCTGGCTGAGCTTGTTGAATCTGCTGCCCGGCTGGATGTTCGCCTATCAACTGGGCGTCAGCTGGGGCGAGAAGAAGCTGGGCAGGCGCGGCGCGTGGTTGCTGCTGATCGGGGGCACGGCCCTGTTCGCCGCCTTGCTGCTCGCGTTCCACTATCCGGCGTCGATGGTCGGCGTGCCGGGCGAGGCCCGGACCAATTCGCATCCTCCGTCGCTGCTGGTCCTGGCGCTGGCGGCCGCGCAGAGCGGTGCGGCGATCCTGTTGCGCGAGCGGATCGGCAGGCTGCTGCGCAGGCCCGCGCTGTGGGCGCCGGTCGTCGTGATCAACCTGTCGGCGATGACGATCCTGTGCTGGCACCAGACGGCGCTGCTCGCCGCGGCCGTGCCCGGTTCGTTCCTCGGGGGCACGGTGCCGGGGCTGACCGCGGCACCGGACACCCTGGGCTGGATAGTCGCCCGGATCGCCTGGCTTCCGGTCTTTGGGGCCCTGCTGGTGCTGATAGGCAGCCGCACGCGCGGCTTCGAGGCTCCCTGGAAGCGGGCGACGCACGGGCGTCGGGCCCTCGCCGGGCTGTTGGCGGCCGGGTTCGCGGTCTTCGCCCTGGGGTTGGCGTGA
- a CDS encoding response regulator transcription factor, which produces MTIRVIIVDDQNMVRAGFAALLAAQSDIDVVGEAPNGKEGVDVSRRTHPDVVLMDVRMPEMDGLAATRALLDPPPGVVHVPKVLMLTTFDVDDYVYEALRSGASGFLLKDAPPADLISAVRVVAAGEALLAPSVTRRLITDFAKQRPRNDQSLRLNGLTPRETEVLVLIARGLSNQEIAERLVLAEQTVKTHIGKVLSKLDLRDRAQAVIFAYESGLITPGEQ; this is translated from the coding sequence ATGACCATCCGCGTGATCATCGTCGATGACCAGAACATGGTGCGGGCCGGCTTCGCCGCGCTGCTCGCGGCGCAGAGCGACATCGACGTCGTGGGCGAAGCGCCGAACGGCAAGGAGGGTGTCGACGTCAGCCGCCGCACCCATCCCGATGTCGTCCTGATGGATGTCCGGATGCCGGAGATGGACGGACTGGCCGCCACTCGGGCCCTGTTGGACCCGCCGCCCGGCGTGGTGCACGTTCCCAAGGTGCTGATGCTCACCACCTTCGACGTGGACGACTATGTGTACGAGGCGCTGCGCTCCGGCGCCTCGGGTTTCCTCCTCAAGGACGCCCCGCCCGCCGATCTGATCTCGGCGGTCCGCGTGGTGGCGGCCGGGGAGGCACTGCTCGCACCGTCGGTGACGCGGCGACTGATCACGGACTTCGCCAAGCAGCGGCCGCGCAACGACCAGTCGCTGCGGCTGAACGGCCTGACGCCGCGTGAGACCGAGGTACTGGTGCTGATCGCGCGCGGGCTCTCCAATCAGGAGATCGCCGAGCGTCTGGTCCTCGCCGAGCAGACGGTGAAGACCCATATCGGCAAGGTCCTCTCCAAGCTGGATCTGCGCGACCGCGCACAGGCCGTGATCTTCGCGTACGAGTCCGGCCTCATCACGCCCGGCGAGCAGTAG
- a CDS encoding alpha/beta hydrolase produces MGLRSQESRRSRRSTRSRGNWKARSKRTLIAAALTTTVVAGTTGWAVGNEQQPITGPPPGTHAWRADHTQGVELPDPATAPPARVAAFFGSLSDARQRELAERHPSVVGNLDGAPISLRYEANSLSLKAERDRERARASDPGLTQQDHERARSLVARYEELLDPGRRILAFDPRGRGQIAEVYGDLASADRVSVVVPGSDIDLSTFDRSKDQYGTPAGMARSLHAAAGDRTAVVAWVGYTTPVGLGPDAATGRLAEAGAPRLARFVQGLTALGAPRPAVFCHSYGSVVCGLAAPKLPASDLVVLGSPGMRADSVSDLHTTARVWAARDDSDWIGDVPNVELFGLGHGADPAGPGFGARRVPAERAEGHTGYFAPGTDSLQAFAAIARTPSGTTPDSGIDGSEPTAGARPIGERS; encoded by the coding sequence ATGGGCCTTCGTTCTCAGGAATCTCGCAGGTCTCGCAGGTCTACCAGGTCTCGCGGCAACTGGAAGGCCCGCAGCAAGCGGACGCTGATCGCCGCGGCTCTCACGACGACGGTCGTGGCCGGTACGACGGGCTGGGCCGTCGGTAATGAACAGCAGCCGATCACCGGCCCACCACCGGGCACGCATGCCTGGCGCGCAGACCATACGCAGGGGGTGGAGCTGCCGGATCCGGCGACCGCGCCCCCCGCCCGAGTGGCCGCGTTCTTCGGCTCGTTGAGCGACGCCCGGCAGCGTGAGCTGGCGGAGCGGCACCCGTCGGTCGTCGGCAATCTGGACGGCGCCCCGATCTCATTGCGGTACGAGGCCAACTCCCTTTCCCTGAAGGCCGAGCGTGACCGCGAGCGGGCCCGTGCGAGCGATCCGGGCCTCACACAGCAGGATCATGAGCGGGCCCGTTCCCTGGTCGCCCGGTACGAAGAGCTGCTGGATCCCGGTCGGCGGATACTCGCCTTCGACCCGCGCGGCAGGGGCCAAATCGCGGAGGTCTACGGCGACTTGGCGAGCGCCGACCGTGTGTCGGTCGTCGTGCCGGGATCCGACATCGACCTGAGCACTTTCGACCGCTCGAAGGACCAGTACGGCACACCGGCGGGGATGGCACGTTCGCTGCACGCGGCGGCGGGTGACCGCACGGCCGTGGTGGCCTGGGTCGGGTACACCACGCCGGTCGGTCTCGGCCCCGACGCGGCGACGGGACGGCTCGCGGAAGCGGGTGCTCCCCGCCTCGCGCGATTCGTGCAGGGACTGACGGCGTTGGGTGCCCCACGGCCCGCCGTGTTCTGCCACAGCTATGGCTCGGTGGTGTGCGGCCTCGCGGCTCCGAAGCTGCCGGCGTCCGACCTGGTGGTGCTCGGCTCCCCCGGCATGCGTGCGGACAGCGTTTCCGATCTGCACACCACCGCCCGCGTCTGGGCCGCCCGGGACGACAGCGACTGGATCGGCGATGTGCCGAACGTCGAGCTGTTCGGCCTCGGCCACGGCGCGGACCCGGCAGGACCGGGCTTCGGCGCCCGGCGCGTTCCCGCCGAACGGGCCGAGGGCCACACCGGCTACTTCGCGCCGGGGACGGATTCGCTGCAGGCCTTCGCCGCGATCGCACGGACACCTTCCGGCACCACACCGGACAGCGGCATCGACGGAAGTGAGCCCACCGCCGGCGCCCGTCCCATCGGAGAGCGGTCATGA
- a CDS encoding sensor histidine kinase, whose translation MSSASTPPDQDPRPSAAEPGRRGGALRRATAGAREGLGRAGVFFTTPAGRTDPVLAQAPQRWMRLLPLIIALAFVATLIPVTTQVLTNDYGASGGLAGALGVAQSAPLLLAISRPMLAWYIMIVADVLGAIVTMSASQDRPAPWTAMIIVAYVALCLVLSLRESRRTLLGIWLVTVVTSLVLGAFRDAGSQDTSVLLIVLSGVALLLGALLRERGDAQRRLVEQETISEAERAQRTLLEERARIARELHDVVAHHMSVITVQADSAPYRLDGLSESAREEFGSIAASARESLTEMRRLLAVLRSEDAQGERAPQPGLSRLPQLVEATVRAGLPVDLSRPELSVLTQLADVTPAVDLSAYRIVQEALSNVMRHAPGARTSITLTLDEEHLLILVVNGPATDPPAPLESGGTGHGLVGMRERVRLVGGTVDTGPLPDGGYRVAAQLPLLKKDSGTA comes from the coding sequence ATGAGCAGCGCATCGACACCACCGGACCAGGATCCCCGCCCATCGGCCGCCGAGCCGGGCCGGCGCGGGGGCGCCCTTCGACGTGCGACCGCGGGCGCCCGCGAAGGGCTCGGACGGGCCGGGGTGTTCTTCACGACGCCCGCGGGGCGGACCGATCCTGTGCTGGCGCAGGCTCCCCAGCGCTGGATGCGGCTGCTGCCCCTGATCATCGCGCTGGCGTTCGTCGCGACACTCATCCCGGTCACCACCCAGGTGCTCACGAACGACTACGGGGCGAGCGGCGGCCTCGCGGGCGCCCTGGGCGTCGCCCAGTCCGCACCCCTGCTGCTGGCGATCAGCCGCCCCATGCTCGCCTGGTACATCATGATCGTCGCCGATGTCCTCGGGGCGATCGTCACGATGTCCGCGAGCCAGGACCGCCCCGCCCCCTGGACGGCCATGATCATCGTGGCGTACGTGGCCCTGTGCCTCGTCCTCTCGCTGCGCGAGAGCCGGCGCACCCTCCTGGGCATCTGGCTGGTCACGGTCGTCACGAGCCTTGTCCTCGGCGCGTTCCGCGACGCCGGCAGCCAGGACACCAGCGTGCTGCTGATCGTGCTGAGCGGTGTCGCGTTGCTGCTCGGCGCCCTGCTGCGGGAGCGCGGCGACGCACAGCGCAGACTCGTCGAGCAGGAGACCATCAGCGAGGCCGAGCGCGCCCAGCGCACCCTCCTCGAGGAACGGGCGCGTATCGCCCGGGAGTTGCACGATGTCGTGGCCCACCACATGTCCGTCATCACGGTGCAGGCGGACTCCGCGCCCTACCGCCTGGACGGCCTTTCGGAGTCGGCCCGCGAGGAGTTCGGGAGCATAGCGGCGAGCGCCCGTGAATCCCTCACGGAGATGCGGCGGCTGCTTGCGGTGCTGCGCAGTGAGGACGCGCAGGGCGAGCGGGCACCGCAGCCGGGGCTCAGCCGACTGCCGCAGCTGGTGGAGGCGACGGTGCGCGCCGGCCTGCCGGTCGATCTGTCCCGTCCCGAACTGTCCGTGCTCACACAACTGGCCGATGTGACACCGGCCGTCGACCTGTCCGCGTACCGCATCGTCCAGGAAGCCCTGTCGAACGTGATGCGGCACGCGCCGGGAGCACGCACCTCCATCACCCTGACCCTGGACGAGGAACACCTGCTGATCCTCGTTGTCAACGGCCCGGCGACCGATCCACCCGCTCCGCTGGAGAGCGGCGGCACGGGACACGGACTCGTCGGCATGCGCGAACGCGTACGGTTGGTCGGCGGCACGGTCGACACCGGGCCACTGCCCGACGGCGGCTACCGCGTCGCGGCCCAACTCCCCCTCCTGAAGAAGGACTCCGGAACCGCATGA
- a CDS encoding DUF4429 domain-containing protein, with protein MSRMGDVLAGFHAAWEFESDSVLIRYERGIRTPKLLQALGERRIPHEAIAAVTLTPGKRGTVVLHAVPRPGADPLMEAAAGQLKDGCDPYRLVLPAERETLAEYYADELRALLTPDDCGPPDRYLVAAPETPLQFKAYDGKASFDGKSVAFRWFWTGASSAKWKAGDQSFLVTDLSGVEWRSPEVFEGHLRLLRRETPVAQPAQADQDPAAVVFGLGYGPVHESLPFAASVLAAVRASGPALTPGTVGAAAPVTRRDPADIAERIRHLGELHQAGLLTDEEFTSKKAELLAEL; from the coding sequence ATGAGCCGCATGGGTGACGTACTGGCCGGATTTCATGCCGCCTGGGAGTTCGAGTCCGACTCCGTGCTCATCCGCTACGAACGGGGGATCCGCACACCGAAGCTCCTGCAGGCGCTCGGTGAACGCCGCATCCCCCATGAGGCGATCGCAGCGGTGACACTGACTCCTGGCAAGCGCGGGACTGTCGTCCTGCACGCCGTGCCGAGACCGGGCGCGGATCCGCTGATGGAGGCAGCGGCGGGTCAGCTCAAGGACGGCTGCGACCCGTACAGGCTCGTGCTGCCCGCCGAGCGGGAGACGCTCGCGGAGTACTACGCGGACGAGCTGCGGGCCCTGCTGACCCCGGACGACTGCGGGCCTCCGGATCGCTATCTGGTCGCCGCGCCGGAGACGCCGCTGCAGTTCAAGGCGTACGACGGCAAGGCGTCCTTCGACGGCAAATCGGTGGCCTTCCGATGGTTCTGGACCGGCGCTTCGTCCGCGAAGTGGAAGGCCGGCGACCAGAGCTTCCTGGTCACGGACCTGAGCGGCGTCGAGTGGCGCTCTCCCGAGGTCTTCGAGGGCCATCTGCGGCTGCTGCGTCGCGAGACCCCCGTCGCCCAGCCCGCGCAGGCGGACCAGGACCCCGCGGCCGTCGTCTTCGGTCTCGGTTACGGCCCGGTGCACGAGTCGCTGCCCTTCGCGGCGTCGGTGCTCGCCGCGGTGCGGGCGTCGGGCCCGGCTCTGACCCCTGGCACGGTCGGCGCTGCCGCCCCGGTGACCCGGCGCGATCCGGCGGACATCGCCGAACGTATCCGGCACCTCGGCGAGCTGCATCAGGCCGGGCTGCTGACGGACGAGGAGTTCACGTCGAAGAAGGCCGAGCTGCTGGCGGAGCTCTGA